The genomic stretch tgGTAGGGGGTTCACATCCTCAATGGCCTTATTATTAAATgacatttatttaataaatagaTATATTTGCAAAACTCCAATAGTACACCTTTGGACCACTCCTAGCACTCCAAtgttccgtggcacactggttgaaaatcactgtactaaagAGATCTGCAAAACTGGTTCTTGGAAAAGTAGTACtgccaaaaaaggttgaaaagtccCAAGTTAGCAACGTAATAGTTAACTTTGTTGTAAAAACTATTGCATAAAGCAAATAATTTGTCAGAACCTCTGAGCATAGGACTGTGTAttattttttaacatttaaaaagcaCTGTCTGGGTGTGGAAAGCACCTCACATGGATTATCTTcatgttgtcctcacaacaacctgatAAGATGAGTAAGTAGTAAGTagtattatcctcatattgcagctgaacctgaaagggagcagcttgcctaaggccaccaagagagttcatggcagaggtgagatctgaacctAAGAAGTCTTGATTGTCAGCTTGGTCTCTTTTCCACTACTAATAAACAATAGTTAAAAAGGCAGTCATTTAATGATCTCTGTTTAAATCTAGGATCACAGGATAGCCTTGTGCAGGTCATTCTCAGCCTAATCCACATATTTTTAGCAcaaccttatgcatgtttactcagaagtagtcccattttgcTAACTAGCACTTAATCCCACAAAAGTAtatttaggattgtggcctaaagtGCTACTCTGAGCCCCTAGGAAGGAGAATAGGATATGAACATATAGTTTGAGTTTGCTGTGAAATAGATTTCAATGGGATACTGGAATTTTTTTCAGAAGGTGTTAGTGGATTAGACTAGACTAAATTATAGCATTCTAGCATTTTGTTACTTCCAGGCCCCTGGCAGCAAACTGCACAATCCACCTTTGAAGTAAAGTGAAGTGTGTGATTTTAGTCGCTCATCTTTTTTTGAAGAGCTTACCGTCTTCAGTAAGTTCTCTTTGAACAGTTGAGGGACTTATAAAAAGTACTTTTCAAGTTGTACTTCCTAATAATTGGATACACCATTTACACAGTGAATCATTTtgatgcaaaaaacctgagttcAAATCTTGGCTAAGGTTTCACTAGATAGACTGTCATAGCAAtgctaggcctgtctactcagaggtaagtcttaatgagttcagtgggacttgcttccataGAAGTCTGTACTctgttaggattgcaaccttaggtgAGTATATGTCTTAGGTTTTAGCAAAATAAACTGATTTGTGAGACTGATATGTTATAAAGTTTGCTAAAAAGTTGTGTCTACATTATTTTTTTGAAAACAGTGCAAATAATTATTAACCCTGATGCCAAAGCTAATGGTAATTTGTACTAATCTGTACTACCATGGTAACTTGTACTAATCTTAAAACAGGTGCCATTAgctgacaaagggcccaattctatccagctttccagcactgatgcagctttgccaatggggtatgtaccagcactggaaaattgaacagCATTGGGCCCACTGCTCTGTGTATTTAATATGTTGTTATAACAAACCATATACCATGTATAAGTGTGTATGCATAAGTAACTGCATagactacatttttaaaatacatatatttatatttttaaagtatattaTTTGTGTTCTCAGGAATCTCAACCCAGCCTATATGGTGCAAGCTCTGGTTTGACATTATAAAACCAAGATCATCTAGATTAGAGGTGAGTTAAACAACGTGACCCACAAAATGGACACACCTGAAAAGGCAAAGTGGCCCATCATTGTGGCTTATTTGATTTATCAACTGTCACAATCTTTTGGACTTGTTTCAATGGTAGACTTTATTCTGTATACAGGTCTATTAGAAAAGTTGACCAGTGAGTTAACTGCAGGGCTTTTGCCACTTCAGAGGCAGTTTCCAAAATTTTCCATAACTTGGTCAGTTAGAAACAAAACTTATATTTGTTCAATTTATTCTTCTAAACCTCCCCATAatgatatattaaaatatatgttCTTTTGGTGGTATGTATGCATTCAGAACACATGACATTTTTAGGCATCAAAATTTCACAAACTGTACTACAGGTTTGGTTTGAGTTAATCAGTCAGACTTTTGCAGTGAGCTTTATATTAATAAGATGTTCTCAGGCCCAGCCTTTGTTCCCTAATTTAACTGCAAGAGCCATTATATTGATTGGAAGTAGACaaaacaatttatttttatttaattccgagaacctttattggcatacataataaataaataaatacggtcttaaataaataaatacggtCTTAAATTTATTTAAGAACATTGTACTTTTACTCCTGGCTGGGAGCACAATTGTTCTGTGACTTTCCTTGGACCTAAGTGATCCCAAGTGTAGTAGTGTGTATccatcattttttaaatatattagtgCCTCCTACAAAGCTGCTTACTATAACACTGTTTCATTATAGCACTCTTTGTCCTGGGTGTAATTTTTCAGTAAATGGTGTGGAAAAGTACCAGTGCTGTGCTTTCAGCCAATGGAAGCTGCATATTCTAGTGAGAATATTCTGCACCAATGAGAAGGGTGATTCCAGCTAACACTGGACCAATCATTTGCTACCAGGAAATGCTTCAAGAGAGGAAATAGTGGGCAAGGCATTCTAACCTAAATGCCTTATTCAACAAGTGCTACAGTTCCAGAGGGTGAGTCACAACTTGGCTCATTCTCCTGAGCATATCTTCTCTCATCATCTTCCTCCACTGCTATGCAGGAGGAGTGATGGCAGCAGAGGTCAGCAATACAGCAGGCTCTGACCTAATGCCCTGATGAGTACAATCCTTTGAACACATCTGCATTTGAACAATGTTATAATTACCTCCCACAGTGCCATGTTACACAGCAGTTTTCCAGAACGTGTTCACAGTATTAAAAGACATATATCTGTATGTGTGTAACTTTGTAGCCTATTTGGATATAAGGCattagtgggtcttacttctgttAAATGTAACTAAGCTTGGACTGCATGTGGCATTTACTGTTGTTTGGTTCAATTGCATTACAGAGCATcaagtgctggaggaagaggttcCTTGAAACGTTCTTCTCAGATGTGCTTCGTGGGTTCTTGGATGTGTCTTCAGACCAGCGCTTGAGCGATCCCTGCTTTTTGCCCTTGTTACACACTTCACAACATGTTACCCATCTTACCTTTGACAACATGCTTGAGGAAGTATTGGAGCTTATGGCCAAGCACAATCATAGAGTTCTAGACAATTTGACTGTCTCACTCAGATCTTTGACATTCCATCACCTCCTCTCAACCAGTCCATCCACGAGGCAACAGCTGAGTTTATTCCTACATCGTGTGATTCATCATGGAGCTGTGAATCGCCTGTCTATGTACTCGTGGCCTGATCCTGACTCAGAACTTTTAGTCCTCCTTCTGAAAATGAGTGCTGGAGTTTGGCACCCAGGGAAAATGCTTACAAGCCAAGAAAGCCTTTGCCATATGTGCAGAGAGAAGTCTGTTGACTGGAGCCAAAAACCAGATCAAAAACATAACCCTCTTTTGGGCTCAAGCCAGTTGTTTCCCAAATCAACAGCTGGACCATGTAGTGATGAAGATGTGAGGAATAAGAAAGAGTTGCCCAATATGTCTCAAGAATCTGTTCCAGGCTTTGAAAATGCAGTAGAACATGCCAGAACCAGCTGCAAGAGCCTTGAAAACCCAATGAACTGTAGACcgggcagcagtccttcccaaaGCAGTATGCAGAACATCACCAGTTTAGAGAGTTGTAATGCCAAAGAGGGATCGTTAAGAACGGTTCAAGCTGGCCCTTCTTCAGGGAAATCTCAAAAGAGGCTGAGAGCTAAGCACAGAAGCTGTCAGAGGCATAACAAAGCCACTACTGAATCAGAAGACCTTTATGATTTTCTCTTTGCAGTtgcaagggaagagagagagaaagcactgTTTAGCCAGAGGAGTAGTGGGGAGGAAGGACAGAATCTTGCTAGTGATTCACCTCTCTCAGCAGAAGCTGCTAGCACTACTACTATGATTGGCCCTGATGAGGCTCAGCTTACTGGCATTACGGCTCTGAAATCGATAGGCCACTTCAGAAGTGTGTCCACCCTGGAAGTGTTCTCTGTCCCTCTGACCAAGAATACGTGCCAGATGCTGGGTAACCTGTTGAGCTCTTGGGTATCTTTAGAAAAGCTTGTTCTGACTTTGAATGGTGAGTGATAAACCATATGTGACTTCCACCACATTTTGCTATTGGTTTTAATCTTTGGAAAGGGAGTGTTGTGAAACTAATTTGCTATTGACTTCAGATTAACCAAACACACTCTATGCAGGACTTCAGAGACTTAAAACACAAGTGTTCAGACTTCAGCACAATTCTTATGCAAGTCTACTCCGAAGTCtactgagacttactcccaggaaggtgcatATAGCATTGCAACCACCATCACTAAACTGTTGCACAGATCTGCATAAGCTGTAGAATTGCCTACGTAACTGTTGGTTTACAACTAGTGTTTTTAGTCTCTGAAAAACCTCAACAAACTTCTTAGACCCAAGAGTTCTACTATCTAGTCCTTAAACTAAAGCAGGTTTAAAGATCTTACATGTCAGTGCCTCTGCTGGAAATTTGTATGATATAAAGAGCAGTTCTCTTTCAAACATCATAATTTTGCTATGTATATGTGTcatttttgccttttaaaatttgGTTCCAGGCCTAGGTCCCAATATCGTCAGCATCCTGTCTGGGCTCCAAGCTCTGTCTCGCCACCGCAACTACTCCCTTCGTGTGGTGTGCATCAGTGACACGTTTGCATATGTCCCTTGCATGAATCTCGTCCATTTTCTTTTGAGTACTGTTCCATTGCTTCAGATGCTCTTGGTCAACTTTGATCTCAGCAACCCAATGGAAGGGAACAGACCAGAAGAGATATTGGGCTCAGCATTCTTAGAAGAAGAAATTCCAGGTAGGACGTTGTCCAGTTTTAACGTCACATTGTAATATGTGATCTTCCTTCTTATATATGTGAGTTAATTTGTGTCAGATATATGAAGACATTCCCTATGTTCATTGGAAATATTGGGTAACATTCTGGTGTTTTATGGAGCAGAACTCTGTTGTCGAAAGCCCCCTCCATGATCAGAAGTATTCCACTCATACAAGGATTGCGTAAGACTCCTTATACCACTGAGGGAGCTTCTGACAACAGAGTCCCACTCTGGTTCCCCTTATCTACAGGAGTTATGTCATGCACCTGGTTGCTTTATAGTATGACTAGTTCCCATAGCTTCAAACATTGCCCTTAACAGCACTCATCCTGGGAATGAAATTGCAAATGATTATATGGGAATTGGTCTTCTGAGAAAGAAATCAGGCGTTGCTTTCTAAACTGCTATGGCTGTCAGTAAAGAAGTCAAAAACCTGGCTTGCCTTCTGTCAAAAATCCCCCTCTTGAGACAGTGTGCCACTTAGTTTGAAAGGTTAATCCCATTCTTTCTTGAAGGCAATGGTGTTCCTTTGAGACTCCTTGTGGCAAAGCTTGGTGTAACTCTATATTTTGCCTACCTGTACTTCTCAGCTCAAGAAGCTTggttaaatttttaatttaaacacAACATCACTCAATCCCATGAAGATAGTTGGCCTCCTAATTGCTTCTGGATATATATTTGTTGTgtatccatttctgcccaacattgcatatacacaatagggatcaagtgtgcacacctgtggactgggcagaaattggcTAAAAGCAGCAGCTAAAGGTGCATTCATACCTTCTTTCAGTATTCAAACAGCAATAGTTTACTCTGACAGCAACCATAGTGGTAAAGTACTTCATTGCTGTACTGTCCCAATGTAGAGGGAAGGAAATTATTCCTGCTCAGCAGCCTGCTGAAACAAAGCATTTGCTACTAGATTTAGCTACTACTGTTAAATGATATACAACTGTAATTGAATGCAAGCTGTACACCTTTGTCTAGGATCCAACATGAAATAGTCTGGAAAGTCTTCTTTCTGATTCATCTCACAATTATAGAATCCTATCTTGCATGCCCCTACTCAGATTTATGAACTTCAAACATTTCTTGTGTAGCACAACCACATATGTGGGTTTACTGTTGTGAGGGCAATCATTCTAGAATCAGAATTGAATTGTGCATTTCACATGACCAGACATTCACAAATTTGGTTGATGGGTTGTTAGAACATTTGAATGTGCTGTTCTATAATATTTAAGGAAAGTACAAAGTGTTAGCTTAATGAgcagttctttttctttcctccccttggtctccctccccccagagagCCATCTGGAACATCTTGAGATGAGGTTTCCCAGGGAACCTCTTCACACAAGTCTCCTGCTGCCTGTGCTGAAAGCCTCAAAGCCTCTCCAGTCCCTCTCTTTAGACAGTGTTGCAATTTCACATCCTGAAGTTGGGCTTCTCCTGCAAGCACTCAAAGGTACAATGTAGCACAGCCGGCCAGTAATGGCAATACTTGTGTTGGGGGACTATTAGTATCTTCAGCACCTAGAGGGTGTAGTGTCAAGGATTCATTATGACATGAATCTACAGGCTGAGCTTAGCTCTGGAACACCCTACTAAGATGTTGCATAACAGATCCATTTGTCCATAGAGCCAGTGacttccactttttttttatcAGATCTTCTTTGCTTGCAGAATATAGCCCAAATCTGAAGAGTCTAAGCTTTCATGATGTCAACCTTTCTGGCCACTCAAAAGAAGTACTCTTTCTGCTACAGGACCCCATCCTACAAGGTCTGGCAAATTCACTTGCCCCACTACTGCCCCAGCCCTAAACAGTTCTGTTGCATGGACTGTAGGTTGTCCATTCATCATTTAACACTGGTCTTTCTTTTTCTGGTGGGAACTGGTGGTTGGGTCAGAAAAGAGGCCTAGTTGCTTATGAGTGGAAAGTTATGCAATGCATGTGGCAGTTTATGGAGGGGGGGGTCACACAAGATCTAGAATGGGAGAGACACTGTATTTATTGGCCATTAATTTGTATCAGCTTTTAAGGAGGTCTCTTTTTTAAGATATAGTTTGTGTTCTATAATGCTCTTGATGAAACCAGTGTCACCAAGAAATACCCAGTAAAGAGGAATGCCTTCACGtcttcctcttttctctcttATGGCAGTTTATTAGCAGCCCCTTTGGGCAAAGTTCCTGCCATCTCATTCTACATGGATGAATGGCTTTGCTTGCTGCTATATCCATCTTATCTCTCTCCATATAAAATAATGCTTTGGTCTTTGTCTTGTGATAGAAATTACCTTCTCATTTTGTCGACTGTTTGAAAACAGtactgctgaatttctgcctgaaaTAATAAATACTGTGAAAAAGAACTCCTCTTTGAAGAGCCTCAAACTACCTGGGAACAGGCTTGGTACGTAAAGCGAATGTGGCAGCCTTCTTGGGAGGCTTGGTCTCTTTTCTCTTGTGGGCTGGAACCTCAAGTGTAAGCAGCAGTAGTGACACTTTTGGCCTGATTTATGTTTTGAGGACTGCTGTTGCTTGGTCTTCTCTTTCAAGCCCAACTGGCTTAGGGAGATGACTTCAAGCAAATTCTTTGAGCCtccccttgggggaaaaaattggctCCTCCGTACCAGAGTTCATGCCCCACAGCTCTGTCCTTCTGctcatttattttcctttctggGTATCCAGAATTTGCACCTGAATTTTAAGTTATTCAGTTGACATGTTGCTTACTTAACATTTGAGTCTAATATGACATAGAAAAGGGAAGAGATGACATTTTCCATATTATACAAACAATTCTGAGTTCACTTCACAGTGACATTCCCCATTTAGAATTTGCTATCAAATTTACATCAGTGGGCCTGCCTTCATCTCTGGCTATGGTGTCACTGCTTTCCTACACTAGCTTATGGTGTGcatttaaattgtatttttccATTAGGAAATCACAGGTTGGTTGCACTGGCTGACATTTTTTCTGAAGATTCATCCTCTTCCATCTGTAATCTAGATGTAAGGTATGTTCCTCCACCACCGCCATCAGTCCTATTTGGGGGGAAATGGCAGTGAAGTAGCTTTCTTAGAGCCCTcaattttcaaacattttcctTTGTCCTCTTTTAAGGTTTCAATTTACAAACAATGGTGGAAGTTCCCATCATAGCATTCGCAGCACCTGAACTATTTATATTGAAGTACCCAAACCATCTGGGTAATTTTAGAGTCCCTTCTTCTATGCAGAAAATTTCCACAATTAGTACAAAATCATATTTATAACTCTAAGGTAGAAGTTACTTTCAATGTATCTTAAAGATACAGGGTTGGTGGTTTTGCTTGCCTGTACCCAAAAAGGTTCATGTCTTATTCCCTCCTAACTAAAAGTATGAGCAGGGTAAAAATGATAGCTGTTGCAAGGCACCAGTTCTTTTTAGGGACACATGACAATAGGAGGATTTAGATACCTGTTATTTGCATAGCAACTGCTATTATACAGTCATTTGTATTGTCTTCAGGTGTTGATTCAAAGAGACAGTATTTCAGACAAATAGTAGCAGCATCCATTGGGAAGAGAGTTATGTGATCTAACAGTCCACTTGTATGATAACAGAtcatttgatatttgatttttagttatttgatttttctctgtaaaccgctttgtgaacttttagttgaaaagcggtatataaatactgttgattgattgattgatttgaatCCAATACAATGTGCCCTAGAACCAAATACCAGATTATTGCTGTTTGTCAGGACTGTGCAGAAACTCTTACTAGTCTCAGAAACATTAACTGGTATGGAAAAAAAACTACTTTAAATGAACAAAAGCTAAGCTGCAAGTAACAATGGCTATGTCTTGTCTTATACTCCTCCAGTTCCAACTGTATCAAGCCTGATGGACTCCTAGAGTTTGCCAAGAAGCTGGAGAGTTATGTAATTCAACGTTCAGAACAGATAAAATTCACCAAACTGTGCCTCACTCAAAACTGGCTGGACCACGACCCTATAATGGCTCAAGAGGCTCTTCAGCGGCTAAAAGCTATGTGCAGCGTGGTCAGTGATACATGGGCCTCCTCTCAGGCCTTTGCCGACTACAGCAGTGTGATGTAGTGATCATTCAGTGgacaatattttttaataaagctGATTAGTTTGATTAGCTTCCTACTTTTATTTAGACCAGCACTCAAACCACAGCCCATGGCCTGCATTCCTCACCcatgtgagcagtgcttaccattctgctgcagtGCTCACACAAAGCCCATTCAATTGTTGTAACATAACATTCTAGGCAGTTGTGTCTACCACGAAATGCAGGCACTGCTAAAGTGTCATGTTACAGCTATTGGGTAGGCTTCTTCCAAACAATGCAGCGGGACAGTAATAGCAGTCCAAACAGGGACTGCTTTTTCCATGCATAGTGGTTTGGCAACTGCATATTTAGACAATTGTAGTAGTAACTGGAAATAGCAGATGGCACCTTGATTTTTCCTTCAGTTTACAAGTGTACATTTTATATTCCAGGCTAGCTTGGGGATGAGGTGGGAAGATACACACCTTAAGTCCTACTGTACATTCTTCATAGTAAAACCTCAAATACCGGCTGTAGTTGTATTTACTTGAGAGTTGTCAGGGAAAATAGTTGTTGCTTCCATATGGCACAAAAGTACCTCGGTTACCATAGAGTTTGAGCTCTTCCCTCTTTCAGCTGGCAGTGCTTTTTAGTTACCCTTATATTAGTATCCAAACTCCTTCATCCTTGCCCACTGTTCTACCACAGAGgtcaagtcataagaacagccccactggatcaggccataggcccatctagtccagcttcctgtatctcacagcggcccaccaaatgccccagggagcacaccagataacaagagacctcatcctggtgccctcccttgcatctggcattctgacatagcccatttctaaaatcaggaggttgcgcatacacatcatggcttgtaccccgtaatggatttttcctccagaaacttgtccaatccccttttaaaggcatccaggccagatgccatcaccacatcttctggcaaagagttccacagaccaaccacacactgaataaagaaatattttcttttgtctgtcctaactctcccaacacaattttagtgaatgtcccctggttctggtgttatgtgagaatgtaaagagcatccctctatccactttatccttcccatgcataattttgtacgtctcaagtCTTAAGACATAATTAAACATACAAAATGGAGGACATTCCCTTTAACATCTCTTTGGTAGGGATGGTGCTGACTGATTGTTCTGTAACAGTATGACTGGTTCTCAAAACACAACTTTTTAGCCAATGTATTCAAAATGAAATCAAAAGAAAGCAATAGAGGATCAACCCTGTTAGAACCAAGAACCAATCCCCACTGTAGTCTTCCTCGTGTTAGTTTTTATAATCAATTTAATCCATCATACTTACAAATTGAAAATCGAATAGCCAAACAAAGCAAAAAGCCTCTATTTTTGAGAAATGAAGCTTTTCCCAGGAAAGAAACAGCCCATCATATTACAAACAGGCAATACTGATCCTTCCTACTTGCTAGAATCTGGTTCTAAATAGTTTATTCATGATTTTATTGTAGAAGGAAACAAGTTTATAATAGAAACCTTAATTGCAGATTATCCAAGGCAATCAATATAAAAACAGGTTTAAAATCAGTTGACGCCATGTTgacctgcaccaacaaaataTGTTGAAAATCACCAGATTATAATTATCAGAGTGATTAAGTGACAGGTCCATTATAGACTTCTCTAGCCTCCCCAAAATCTCAGTACAAGTAGTATCATGAACAGGATTGATTTGTGGACAAGGAGTTATTTGTCTAGCATCTTGCTTGGTCAAACTTCATGCTAAGAAGCCCTTCTGAAACTGATCAAGGGCTGTGTCCATCTTTTGACTTTTCCCGTGCCCAAAATCGTAGAAGATGCAGAATAAAAGCCAAAAAGCAGAAGCTTTCCTATTTAACAATACCTCTAAAGAGGCTAAGTTCACAATTTCTGCTTCTCCAGTGCTCTGTTGCATAGTCTGATCAAATGGCCTATAGTTTTTTTATAATGATATTGGTGGTTCAGGAGAGAAAATTCTTCAAAATTTCTTTGCTGCTATCAGAACAAACAAGTGCTGCCCATCACGAGAACACGCAGAAATATTACACCTTTTTCCAGAGAAAATAACTTGGATTTCAAATAAATCAACTCAAACCAGCAATCATGGTATCCCCCGTTGCTCTTCATGGGAATGATGATGGAAGGTGAAAGTGACAGCAGCATCCCAGGCAGTCTTCAAGACTGTGTCCTGCAGCCCACGTTTTTCAGCACAGTGGTTCCACTGGGACAAGTCAGAGGTGCAGTCAGAACCATCTGGAGGTGGTCTGACTTGA from Tiliqua scincoides isolate rTilSci1 chromosome 4, rTilSci1.hap2, whole genome shotgun sequence encodes the following:
- the LRRC41 gene encoding leucine-rich repeat-containing protein 41 isoform X1, yielding MRPVRSPGLGSMETESGEEAAGRGPPALFALSAAVVSSAMRQLEKEVWALPGPILQGILPLLNIYYLERIEETAVKKGISTQPIWCKLWFDIIKPRSSRLESIKCWRKRFLETFFSDVLRGFLDVSSDQRLSDPCFLPLLHTSQHVTHLTFDNMLEEVLELMAKHNHRVLDNLTVSLRSLTFHHLLSTSPSTRQQLSLFLHRVIHHGAVNRLSMYSWPDPDSELLVLLLKMSAGVWHPGKMLTSQESLCHMCREKSVDWSQKPDQKHNPLLGSSQLFPKSTAGPCSDEDVRNKKELPNMSQESVPGFENAVEHARTSCKSLENPMNCRPGSSPSQSSMQNITSLESCNAKEGSLRTVQAGPSSGKSQKRLRAKHRSCQRHNKATTESEDLYDFLFAVAREEREKALFSQRSSGEEGQNLASDSPLSAEAASTTTMIGPDEAQLTGITALKSIGHFRSVSTLEVFSVPLTKNTCQMLGNLLSSWVSLEKLVLTLNGLGPNIVSILSGLQALSRHRNYSLRVVCISDTFAYVPCMNLVHFLLSTVPLLQMLLVNFDLSNPMEGNRPEEILGSAFLEEEIPESHLEHLEMRFPREPLHTSLLLPVLKASKPLQSLSLDSVAISHPEVGLLLQALKEYSPNLKSLSFHDVNLSGHSKEVLFLLQDPILQEITFSFCRLFENSTAEFLPEIINTVKKNSSLKSLKLPGNRLGNHRLVALADIFSEDSSSSICNLDVSSNCIKPDGLLEFAKKLESYVIQRSEQIKFTKLCLTQNWLDHDPIMAQEALQRLKAMCSVVSDTWASSQAFADYSSVM
- the LRRC41 gene encoding leucine-rich repeat-containing protein 41 isoform X2 produces the protein MPLRGDWTHFGRQSPPRVTTMMPLPGPILQGILPLLNIYYLERIEETAVKKGISTQPIWCKLWFDIIKPRSSRLESIKCWRKRFLETFFSDVLRGFLDVSSDQRLSDPCFLPLLHTSQHVTHLTFDNMLEEVLELMAKHNHRVLDNLTVSLRSLTFHHLLSTSPSTRQQLSLFLHRVIHHGAVNRLSMYSWPDPDSELLVLLLKMSAGVWHPGKMLTSQESLCHMCREKSVDWSQKPDQKHNPLLGSSQLFPKSTAGPCSDEDVRNKKELPNMSQESVPGFENAVEHARTSCKSLENPMNCRPGSSPSQSSMQNITSLESCNAKEGSLRTVQAGPSSGKSQKRLRAKHRSCQRHNKATTESEDLYDFLFAVAREEREKALFSQRSSGEEGQNLASDSPLSAEAASTTTMIGPDEAQLTGITALKSIGHFRSVSTLEVFSVPLTKNTCQMLGNLLSSWVSLEKLVLTLNGLGPNIVSILSGLQALSRHRNYSLRVVCISDTFAYVPCMNLVHFLLSTVPLLQMLLVNFDLSNPMEGNRPEEILGSAFLEEEIPESHLEHLEMRFPREPLHTSLLLPVLKASKPLQSLSLDSVAISHPEVGLLLQALKEYSPNLKSLSFHDVNLSGHSKEVLFLLQDPILQEITFSFCRLFENSTAEFLPEIINTVKKNSSLKSLKLPGNRLGNHRLVALADIFSEDSSSSICNLDVSSNCIKPDGLLEFAKKLESYVIQRSEQIKFTKLCLTQNWLDHDPIMAQEALQRLKAMCSVVSDTWASSQAFADYSSVM
- the LRRC41 gene encoding leucine-rich repeat-containing protein 41 isoform X3 — translated: MLEEVLELMAKHNHRVLDNLTVSLRSLTFHHLLSTSPSTRQQLSLFLHRVIHHGAVNRLSMYSWPDPDSELLVLLLKMSAGVWHPGKMLTSQESLCHMCREKSVDWSQKPDQKHNPLLGSSQLFPKSTAGPCSDEDVRNKKELPNMSQESVPGFENAVEHARTSCKSLENPMNCRPGSSPSQSSMQNITSLESCNAKEGSLRTVQAGPSSGKSQKRLRAKHRSCQRHNKATTESEDLYDFLFAVAREEREKALFSQRSSGEEGQNLASDSPLSAEAASTTTMIGPDEAQLTGITALKSIGHFRSVSTLEVFSVPLTKNTCQMLGNLLSSWVSLEKLVLTLNGLGPNIVSILSGLQALSRHRNYSLRVVCISDTFAYVPCMNLVHFLLSTVPLLQMLLVNFDLSNPMEGNRPEEILGSAFLEEEIPESHLEHLEMRFPREPLHTSLLLPVLKASKPLQSLSLDSVAISHPEVGLLLQALKEYSPNLKSLSFHDVNLSGHSKEVLFLLQDPILQEITFSFCRLFENSTAEFLPEIINTVKKNSSLKSLKLPGNRLGNHRLVALADIFSEDSSSSICNLDVSSNCIKPDGLLEFAKKLESYVIQRSEQIKFTKLCLTQNWLDHDPIMAQEALQRLKAMCSVVSDTWASSQAFADYSSVM